The Plasmodium vivax chromosome 12, whole genome shotgun sequence genomic interval TTCATATGGTGATAAATCGGGAGATTCATCATCATCTGGTGACGAAAGATGTGAAGAGGTACCCACAGTTAGTAACAGAAACCGTGGCACATTCTTATCTGTCAAGGAAGCAGGTGAGGAATCGGAACCGAGcggcaaaaataaaggcaaaTCGTCAAGCGGTAAAAAAGGTGATAAATCGTCAAgcgataaaaaaagtgataaatcgtcaagcggaaaaaaaggtgataAATCGTCaaacgataaaaaaattgataaatcGTCAAGCGACAAAAAAGGTGATAAATCGTCAagcgacaaaaaaattgataaatcgtcaaacgcaaaaaaaattgataaatcgtcaagcggcaaaaaaagtgataaatCGTTAATTGTCCAAAAAAGTGATAAATCGTCTAGTAGTAAAAAGGACTATAGATCCTCTACTAGCCAATTGAGTGATGATTGTAGTAGCAAACATAGTGATGGGTCTAGTAGCCAAATAAGTGATAAATCGCCTACTAAAAGAAAAACTAATAAGTTACTGTCCATTGCCGATGCAGGGGGTGAAatgatatttaaaaaaaaaaaaaagaaaaaagcccTCCCCACTTATATTATTGGACAATCGATGGGAGGAAATATCGCTTTAAGGACTTTACAATTACTGGGAAAATCGAATGATGAGAGAAATAAGAGATTAAATATTAAGGGGTGTATATCATTGTCCGGGATGATTTCCATTGAACTAATGGCAGCATCTCCGCGTTCCTATAAATATAGTTGCTTctatttgccatttttcaagttgttttcctgttttttccCAAGATATCGgcttataaataatatgcgTTACATaaggtataaatatatgaatgaTGTGGCTCGGTTCGATAAAATTCGTTATAAGAAAGGAATAACAAGTAGATTTGGATATGAACTTTTAAAAGCAATGAAAATTTTAGACAGAGATATGATTTACATCCCCAAGgatattcccattttgtttatccATTCGAAGGATGACACTTTATGTTATTATAGAGGAGttgtatcattttttaacagACTAAAGAATGACAATAAGGAGCTGcacattttagaaaatatggAACACATGTTGACCATCGAGCCTGGAAATgaaaacgttttaaaaaagattttgACTTGGCTCACCAATTTGCCGAACGCAATAAGGGACACGAAATGGAATTTCGAAGAAAGGGGTTTATAAATTTGTTGGAAGAAAGTGTCTCTTAATTGGCATCCTTTTCAATGAAAAGGGTCACAGGAGGCATTTgacaatatatattatgtatgtatgcatgtatgtatgtgtatgcacaatacatgtatatttacGCATATAAAGGTATTATTTCTATACCCtaatttgctcatttgttattttcattaaaaaaatatcatttgtGCGTTACGTACTAACGCTGCGCTAATGAAAAATTAGTGTACCGTTAAGGGGTTTGTATAATTTGTCGTTTATATTTAGTTCCTAGCTAATATAAAGGGTGTtaaatggcattttttttttttaacatttgttaaaaaaaagcattgcATAAATATTGATGAACATTATGTGccttgcattttttttgttgttttatTGCACTGCCAtgtggaagaagaaggaaatatACACATGGTAAAAAGTTGCTTGTTTTGAtaatatcaattttttggtatttttcgAAACAGCGGAAgtgtcatatttttttttatgacttCATTTGTGCTAAGCGGATGGGGAAATGGTAAAATTATGGATCCACAGTTATAATTCGCGCGTTGGAATAGCAACCAAGCTGAGCACGACGAAGCGCGTATATGTATAGAGACACACGGATTATTTTGATAGGGTAAAAGCATGATAACAAAATGTGGAAGATAgtgcaataatttttaccttgTTTCTAATATCAGTTGTGGAGTAACAGGATAGAAAGCATGATGGGCATTCGAAGCTGAAATGGTAAATGTTGTGCAGCTATCAAAATGTCGAACATAATCTGCTGAATAGAATCAAATTTAGTGGCTACGTACCAGAATCgcaattattatttgttaCAAAGTGTTGTTATATTATCTACAGATATGTAAATTGCATCTGTACACATATGAACGCACgcaggggtgaaaaaaaacaaaaaaattaatgtaacTATTATTGCAGCGCATTGTGAACGACTttaataagaagaagaacagtTAGGTAACCGTAAAATGTGTGTTTATATATAGTGACATAGGTGTGTACATTTTCTTTCAAATGGAGTTTCATAAAACGAGAatgaaataagaaaaaaggcataaaaaaggtTGCGATTTAAATTTGAAGACATTGCGGATGAAAGTATCATGTTAGCAATCTACATATGTAGATGATTCCACAGATACCTGTCTAAAATATCGAGATTATGTTAATTCCTTTCTTTTGCAAGGTGCTTTGTGTTTTTGATTTCTGTTACTCTATGAGATGATATATGAACAGTAGATAAGCATTTAATTTGGCGCTCAAATGCTTATCTATAATTTGATTAGCGTATATGAATAAAGCTATAAATACGCTGATTTGCAGTATcgcatttatatttatgagaaccccccccttatattataatatagcGATATCGTACTAGttcaaaaattattgcacttgaatatttttgttattcatattttgaGTTAATGTGTATATTTCGTTTGACAtaccttttttgaaaatggaaaagtgtTTGAAAGTTCCGTATATATTAAGGAAccatactttttttatcattcaaTTGTAATCAAACttttctataaaaattttatatttttaaaaaaaagaagtcgTAATTTCCCTACATTTGAACGGCAAAAGTGATAGAGCTGTTACGTACATAGTGATTCTCTAAAAATTGCAATGTTCCTTTTACGTTTTGGGTGAAAAACACACTTTTGCGTCATATAAAGTGGTGCTGTAAAAGGTTGGTTCattttactatatttttgtgtttgaaatatgtattttgttttataccTCAGGGTTGGGTATTTCTCAGTAATGAAAAAGGATGAgggaaggggagggggagacaTTACCGGCATGTACTGCTAAATAAGCACTGATTGCTTTCTTTTGGTAGTCTAAGAATAAGAAGCTGATAAAATGAGGATatgataaatgaaaataatacgAACATTCAGCTGAGTGGATTACTAATATTTAggtaaaattgaaaatttcattttgatgCTAATAATTTCACAGTAAGGATAAACTGAACGAATGTGTGAGGTGTGTCCGAATGGACAATAGAACCGCACCCTCAGAAAATcattaaaagtaaaaaaaaataatgcagaGAAATGCACCATAATTAAGGTGCCCCATCGATATCGTTTATTCATGACTGGTGTAGCCTACTAATTTAATTGTGCATGTTGGACAAAGAAATAGTGAAAGTATCTATATTTATCAAAAAGAATAACcccaatttttatatacgaAATGGTGTAACATTaaaggtagaaaaaaaaaggctcttTCAGGTGTCTACGTTTAATAAGCCATTATGAAACGATGCTATTATCTACAATGGAGGAAGAATTAATTATCTGCTCCTTTGTTCTACACAACGTGGTGACGAACGATGTAATAATCAGTATACATGTTGTGCAGATGATACTACATAGGTGCCATCTAAAACATGTTAGGTTAGGtactgtatttttttatttaattcaaaggtatttttttcattgttcCTATTTTCTTGAACCAAAAAAATCTATATAATATGccgcacatatgcatatatgttcattatatatacatatatatagtgCATATATAGATCGTGTTGAAGTTTTATTTGTCCAAATaatattccaaaaaattatcattaaatggaaaaatataataatcaaATGTGgtgtataaaaaacaaaaaataaaatttccatgtggaaaaaaaaaaaaaaaggcttttgacaaattgaaaaaatgtcTAAGCAAAATAAGCTAAATAAACGaaatagttaaaaaaagcacatttgtaacgtgaaaaaaaaaaaaaaaaaatatgtttatttaaatgatgcTCAAATTTGTCAATggaaaaagtaaatataggaaaaaaaaaaaaaaatatattaaatatgttttttatttaacattaaaaaaaaaaaaataataacacatATCATATATACTATTCGTAgtttacatgtatatgtatcGTATAACAGATATAAACTTAAATTAGATGCAAGttaatgatttttatttaaagatTTACAAGAATTATCTTCTCTTATGATAATAATTGTCTTGGCTTGTATAGGAGTCCTCTTCCCATCTAGATGACATTCTCTCTTCCCATCTAGCTGAcggtttttcttcccatttaggtgactttttctcttcccatcTAGATGACGGTTTCTCTTCCCATTTAGGTGACATTTTCTCTTCCCATCTAGctgatattttttcttcccttcttgATGACATATTCTCTTCCCATCTAGATGAcggtttttcttcccatttagGTGACATTTTCTCTTCCCATTTAGGTGACATTTTCTCTTCCCATCTAGATGACGGTTTCTCTTCCCATCTAGATGACGGTTTCTCTTCCCATCTAGATGACGATTTCTCTTCCCATCTAGATGACGATTTCTCTTCCCTTCTTGGTGACATTTTCTCTTCCCTTCTTGGTGACATAttatcttccctttttggtgcTTTCATCGGTTCCAATGGAGGTGccattttcccctccctGTTTGCTGACTTTATCTGCTCCC includes:
- a CDS encoding PST-A protein (encoded by transcript PVX_118700A) — its product is MVERDSYITAENITRTKFDETSTQFDEAVERINGTSVRLDGAPTLDSFYNKDGLLLRTYGWLVKNAIGIIILIHGLNSHVRFSFLRHNVDIVNYDKALLKDENNYYVYKDSWIEHFNKCGYSVYGIDLQGHGQSEGWGNLKVNVKQYDDLVYDVMQYIHEIHDKVSSYGDKSGDSSSSGDERCEEVPTVSNRNRGTFLSVKEAGEESEPSGKNKGKSSSGKKGDKSSSDKKSDKSSSGKKGDKSSNDKKIDKSSSDKKGDKSSSDKKIDKSSNAKKIDKSSSGKKSDKSLIVQKSDKSSSSKKDYRSSTSQLSDDCSSKHSDGSSSQISDKSPTKRKTNKLLSIADAGGEMIFKKKKKKKALPTYIIGQSMGGNIALRTLQLLGKSNDERNKRLNIKGCISLSGMISIELMAASPRSYKYSCFYLPFFKLFSCFFPRYRLINNMRYIRYKYMNDVARFDKIRYKKGITSRFGYELLKAMKILDRDMIYIPKDIPILFIHSKDDTLCYYRGVVSFFNRLKNDNKELHILENMEHMLTIEPGNENVLKKILTWLTNLPNAIRDTKWNFEERGL